A part of Marinifilum sp. JC120 genomic DNA contains:
- a CDS encoding cytochrome C, with amino-acid sequence MHYGGKIITGLVIFLGLVSMPFWFNIGGSYEEPKVELPKNAKVCVAPTQDMRTNHMKLLDEWRDMALREGKRTYISAKGDKYTISLQNTCMQCHTSKEQFCDKCHVDASVTPYCWDCHVPPKEAK; translated from the coding sequence ATGCATTATGGTGGAAAAATCATAACTGGTCTGGTCATTTTCCTTGGCCTGGTATCCATGCCTTTCTGGTTCAACATCGGCGGAAGCTATGAAGAACCCAAGGTAGAATTGCCCAAGAACGCTAAAGTATGTGTTGCTCCCACTCAGGACATGCGTACGAACCACATGAAGCTTCTTGATGAGTGGAGAGATATGGCTCTTCGCGAAGGCAAAAGGACTTACATCAGTGCTAAAGGCGATAAATACACCATCAGCCTTCAAAACACCTGTATGCAGTGCCACACCAGCAAGGAACAGTTCTGCGACAAGTGCCACGTTGATGCGAGTGTAACTCCCTACTGCTGGGATTGCCACGTACCTCCCAAGGAGGCTAAATAA
- a CDS encoding (Fe-S)-binding protein, which yields MADLPKADELFKSINYTPPSTGWMDTPVDTSPGNWCYPAKAEKLEYLGFPNPREWNPADVDWKLPENWQDIVHEGFKERLDKYRSLKVFMDICVRCGACADKCHFFIGSGDPKNMPVLRAELMRSVYRKDFTMAGKILSTLTGSRVMTEDVLKEWFIYFYQCTECRRCSLFCPYGIDTAEVTMMARELLHLCGVNINWILEPVSNCNRTGNHLGIQPHAFKDIVDFMVDDIEEITGKRINVPINEKGHEVIFITPSGDVFADPGIYTFMGYLMLFDHIGLDYTLSTYASEGGNFGLFTSADMMKKLNAKMYAEAERLGAKWILGGECGHMWRVINQYMDTMNGPANFLEVPKSPITGTVFENARQTKMVHITEFTADLMKHNKLKLDPSRNDHIITTFHDSCNPARAMGLLDEPRYVIKNVVKNFHEMPEQTIREQTFCCAGGSGLNTDEIMEIRMRGGLPRGNALKTVQDENGVNMLSCICAIDRATLIPLANYWAPGVDVCGVHELVGNALIMDGEKERETDLRMEPLPGKEG from the coding sequence ATGGCTGACCTCCCAAAAGCTGATGAGCTTTTTAAAAGCATTAATTATACGCCGCCATCCACTGGATGGATGGATACCCCGGTGGATACATCCCCGGGTAATTGGTGTTATCCCGCCAAGGCGGAAAAACTCGAGTATCTAGGCTTCCCCAACCCCCGTGAGTGGAATCCCGCTGACGTGGACTGGAAGCTTCCTGAAAACTGGCAGGACATTGTCCACGAAGGTTTCAAGGAAAGACTCGATAAATATCGTTCACTGAAAGTATTCATGGACATCTGTGTTCGTTGTGGTGCTTGTGCAGACAAGTGTCACTTTTTCATCGGTTCCGGTGATCCCAAGAACATGCCTGTCCTGCGTGCGGAACTTATGCGTTCCGTTTACCGCAAGGACTTCACCATGGCCGGTAAAATTCTGAGCACCCTGACAGGTTCCAGAGTTATGACCGAAGATGTTCTCAAAGAATGGTTTATCTACTTCTACCAGTGCACAGAGTGCCGCCGTTGTTCCCTGTTCTGCCCCTACGGCATCGATACAGCGGAAGTAACCATGATGGCACGTGAACTGCTGCACCTTTGCGGTGTGAACATCAACTGGATCCTTGAGCCGGTTTCCAACTGTAACCGTACAGGTAACCACCTCGGTATCCAGCCTCACGCTTTCAAAGACATCGTCGACTTCATGGTTGACGATATTGAAGAGATCACCGGTAAACGTATTAACGTTCCCATCAACGAAAAGGGTCATGAAGTTATCTTCATCACTCCTTCGGGTGACGTTTTTGCTGATCCGGGCATCTACACCTTCATGGGTTACCTGATGCTCTTCGATCACATCGGTCTTGACTACACCCTGTCCACCTACGCATCTGAAGGCGGTAACTTCGGTCTGTTCACATCTGCGGACATGATGAAGAAGCTGAACGCCAAGATGTACGCTGAAGCTGAACGCCTCGGTGCAAAATGGATTCTGGGCGGTGAGTGCGGTCATATGTGGCGTGTTATCAACCAGTACATGGATACCATGAACGGCCCCGCGAACTTCCTTGAAGTTCCCAAAAGCCCCATCACCGGTACCGTGTTTGAAAACGCACGTCAGACCAAGATGGTTCACATCACAGAATTCACTGCTGACCTGATGAAGCATAACAAGCTTAAGCTTGATCCCAGCAGAAATGATCATATCATCACAACATTCCACGATTCTTGTAACCCTGCGCGCGCCATGGGCCTCCTGGACGAGCCTCGTTACGTTATCAAGAACGTTGTTAAGAACTTCCACGAAATGCCTGAACAGACCATTCGCGAGCAAACATTCTGTTGTGCTGGTGGCTCCGGTCTGAACACAGACGAAATCATGGAAATTCGCATGCGTGGCGGTCTGCCTCGCGGTAACGCGCTTAAAACAGTTCAGGATGAGAACGGTGTAAACATGCTCTCCTGCATCTGTGCTATTGACCGTGCGACCTTAATTCCTCTTGCCAACTACTGGGCACCCGGCGTTGACGTCTGCGGTGTACACGAACTGGTTGGTAACGCCCTCATCATGGACGGCGAAAAGGAAAGGGAAACCGACCTGCGTATGGAACCTCTGCCCGGTAAGGAGGGGTAA
- the sfsA gene encoding DNA/RNA nuclease SfsA, with protein sequence MSELLNLYPQGCRRAIFIRRYKRFTVEAMLDGEVVGVHTNNTGSMLGLLREGQDIYISPAQNPKRKLKWTLEAVMPFGEMIGVNTSIPNKMLQLAFEAGQLPEAEGYTSLKREAKVGKSRLDGLFIDDSGKLPDLWVECKNVTLVEDDVACFPDAQTERGRKHLMELMDLAAKGDRVALFFFVQRNDGKCFGPADFVDPEYAELFYRALDAGVECWAYEAVLSERGIGLGVRMPLVSKSPV encoded by the coding sequence ATGTCGGAACTGTTAAATTTGTATCCGCAAGGATGCCGCAGGGCGATTTTTATACGCCGCTATAAGCGTTTCACTGTCGAGGCCATGCTTGATGGCGAGGTTGTCGGGGTCCATACAAATAATACCGGGTCTATGCTTGGTCTGCTGCGCGAGGGGCAGGATATTTATATTTCCCCGGCCCAGAATCCCAAGCGGAAACTTAAGTGGACCCTCGAGGCGGTTATGCCCTTTGGCGAGATGATCGGAGTTAACACATCGATTCCTAACAAAATGTTACAGCTTGCTTTTGAGGCTGGGCAGCTCCCTGAAGCTGAGGGATATACATCCCTCAAGCGCGAAGCCAAAGTAGGTAAGAGCCGCCTTGACGGGCTTTTTATAGATGATTCCGGCAAGCTTCCCGATCTTTGGGTGGAGTGCAAAAATGTAACCCTTGTGGAAGATGATGTGGCCTGTTTTCCTGATGCTCAGACCGAGCGCGGTCGCAAGCATCTTATGGAACTTATGGATTTGGCCGCAAAAGGCGACCGTGTTGCACTTTTCTTTTTTGTGCAGCGTAATGATGGTAAATGTTTCGGGCCCGCAGATTTTGTCGATCCCGAATATGCAGAGCTTTTTTACAGGGCTCTTGATGCCGGGGTGGAATGTTGGGCTTATGAGGCCGTTTTAAGTGAGCGAGGCATAGGGTTGGGAGTCAGGATGCCGCTGGTCTCTAAGTCGCCAGTATAG
- a CDS encoding menaquinol oxidoreductase: MLEKALKGGPKYWAWIGFLLLIIGAGFCTYIGQLQEGLTITGLSRDVAWGFYIAQFTYLVGLAASGVMIVLPYYFHHYKKFKGMVIMGEFMAIAAVVMCLGFIIVDIGQPQRMLNIIFHPTPNSILFWDMIVLNGYLILNVVIGWTCLECDRQRVSHPSWVKPLVYTSIIWAFSIHTVTAFLYAGLPGRHYWLTAILAARFLASAFCSGPAILLLVVFVVRKITKYEPGKAAIGTLTTIITYAMCVNVFFFMLEVFTAFYSNMPGHMHSLVYLFAGEHGHTELVPWMWTAAIFAIVSLALLIPPKLRYNQKLLPWSLAILVIATWIDKGLGLLIGGQTPNPFNEVTVYWPTGKELMISFMVYALGALTLTFLYKIATDVKRETGELTTED; the protein is encoded by the coding sequence ATGCTCGAAAAAGCTCTAAAAGGCGGACCGAAGTACTGGGCCTGGATTGGTTTCCTGCTGCTCATCATCGGTGCCGGTTTCTGCACATACATTGGACAGCTTCAGGAAGGCTTGACCATCACTGGTCTTAGCCGCGATGTTGCCTGGGGCTTTTATATTGCCCAGTTTACCTACTTAGTCGGTCTCGCCGCATCCGGTGTTATGATCGTACTGCCTTACTACTTCCATCATTACAAGAAGTTCAAAGGCATGGTAATCATGGGTGAATTCATGGCTATCGCAGCAGTTGTCATGTGTCTCGGTTTTATTATCGTAGACATCGGACAGCCTCAGCGCATGCTCAACATTATATTCCATCCGACTCCTAACTCTATCCTGTTCTGGGACATGATCGTACTGAACGGTTACCTGATCCTGAACGTAGTTATCGGTTGGACCTGCCTTGAGTGTGACCGTCAGCGTGTGTCTCACCCCAGTTGGGTTAAGCCTCTGGTTTACACCTCCATCATTTGGGCGTTCTCCATTCACACCGTTACCGCGTTCCTGTACGCAGGCCTTCCCGGCCGCCATTACTGGCTCACCGCTATTCTGGCTGCCCGTTTCCTGGCTTCTGCGTTCTGTTCCGGACCGGCAATTCTGCTCCTCGTTGTATTTGTTGTTCGCAAGATCACCAAATACGAGCCGGGCAAAGCCGCAATCGGTACGCTCACAACTATTATCACTTACGCAATGTGCGTGAACGTTTTCTTCTTCATGCTTGAAGTGTTCACCGCATTCTACTCCAATATGCCCGGACACATGCACTCTCTGGTCTACCTGTTCGCAGGTGAACACGGCCATACCGAGCTCGTGCCCTGGATGTGGACTGCAGCGATCTTCGCTATCGTTAGCCTCGCGCTGCTCATTCCGCCCAAACTGCGTTACAACCAGAAGCTGCTGCCCTGGTCCCTCGCTATCCTCGTTATTGCAACCTGGATTGATAAGGGTCTCGGCCTGCTGATCGGTGGTCAAACACCGAACCCCTTCAATGAAGTCACTGTTTACTGGCCCACCGGTAAAGAGCTCATGATTTCATTCATGGTTTACGCACTCGGCGCACTTACTCTGACATTCCTATACAAGATTGCCACAGACGTTAAGCGCGAAACCGGCGAGCTGACTACCGAAGACTAG
- a CDS encoding 4Fe-4S dicluster domain-containing protein, whose product MKQSRRNFLKFAGLSAAGLCIAPTAVMASGGSSGGAQYEVNSNHLQAKRWAMVVDTRKLNTEEAIEALAETCHHIHNVPSIDSNQDIKWLWSGTYGEVFPEQENNFPSEAQEKRRFPLLCNHCEHPSCVRVCPTKATFVRPDGIVAMDYHRCIGCRYCMAACPYGSRSFNFMDPRPHLDMDNINKKFPTRMRGVVEKCNFCVERLAVGEMPACAEESGGAIVFGDLQDPDSNVRKALRENFTIRRKPAAGTEPGVYYII is encoded by the coding sequence ATGAAACAGAGTAGAAGAAACTTCCTTAAGTTTGCAGGCCTCTCCGCTGCCGGACTCTGCATCGCCCCCACCGCTGTCATGGCATCCGGTGGATCTAGCGGTGGAGCCCAATACGAAGTGAACTCCAACCATCTCCAAGCCAAGCGCTGGGCAATGGTTGTTGACACCCGTAAACTTAATACTGAAGAAGCAATTGAAGCTCTGGCTGAAACCTGCCACCACATCCACAACGTGCCTAGCATTGATTCCAATCAGGACATCAAATGGCTGTGGAGCGGAACTTACGGAGAAGTATTCCCCGAACAGGAAAATAACTTCCCCTCCGAAGCGCAGGAAAAACGCAGGTTCCCCCTGCTCTGTAACCACTGCGAGCATCCCTCCTGTGTACGCGTCTGCCCCACAAAGGCGACTTTCGTACGCCCCGACGGCATCGTAGCAATGGATTACCATCGCTGCATCGGTTGCCGTTACTGCATGGCTGCTTGTCCGTACGGTTCACGTAGTTTTAACTTCATGGACCCCAGACCTCATCTGGATATGGACAACATCAATAAGAAGTTCCCCACCCGCATGCGCGGTGTTGTTGAAAAATGCAACTTCTGCGTTGAACGTCTGGCTGTGGGTGAAATGCCCGCATGTGCGGAAGAATCCGGTGGCGCTATTGTTTTCGGCGATCTGCAAGACCCTGACTCCAACGTGAGAAAGGCTCTGCGTGAGAACTTCACCATCCGTAGGAAACCTGCCGCAGGCACCGAGCCGGGCGTTTACTACATCATCTAG
- a CDS encoding acyl-CoA thioesterase: MKPKRISESRTLMTYRVLPQDTNPAGNLHGGVLLKQLDLVAATCAMRHARKPVVTASIDRMNFLRPAYVGELINLHANVNMVGRTSMEIGVRVEAENLLTGEIRHTNSAYLTFVAMGENGKPSPVPPLILETGVDHRRNREAIERRTVRKEERKRETASAAQPESRT; the protein is encoded by the coding sequence ATGAAACCTAAAAGAATCAGCGAAAGCAGAACATTAATGACCTACAGGGTCTTGCCCCAGGACACCAACCCTGCGGGAAACCTTCACGGAGGAGTACTGCTGAAACAACTGGATCTGGTTGCAGCCACCTGCGCCATGCGCCATGCGCGCAAACCAGTAGTAACCGCATCCATTGACCGCATGAATTTCCTGCGGCCAGCTTATGTGGGAGAGTTGATCAACCTGCATGCCAACGTGAATATGGTCGGCAGGACCTCCATGGAAATAGGGGTCCGAGTTGAAGCTGAAAATCTATTAACCGGCGAGATAAGGCATACAAATTCTGCCTATCTGACCTTTGTTGCCATGGGGGAGAACGGTAAACCATCCCCGGTTCCACCACTGATCCTTGAAACAGGCGTGGATCACAGACGTAACAGAGAAGCCATAGAGCGAAGGACTGTGCGCAAGGAAGAAAGAAAGCGGGAGACCGCTTCAGCCGCACAACCCGAGAGCAGGACATAA
- a CDS encoding menaquinol oxidoreductase: MNALYSLVLVFALVLIALFGVGSAHMAGLFGTMLPYVAVAVFLAGFASRIIGWAKSPVPFSIPTTGGQQKSLDFIKHDRFDNPVTPGQTFIRMILEVCCFRTLFRNTSVELKDGRVSYASSKWLWLFSLLFHYSFLLIVIRHMRLFFEPVPACIGFVEFLDGIMQIGVPRLYMSDLLILTGLGFLLGRRLKDPKVRYISLVTDYFPLLLIIGIALSGIYMRYFAHVDIIAIKKLTMGLVTFSPVIPAGISVVFYIHLFLVCVLLVYFPFSKLMHAGGVFLSPTRNMPNDTRIKHHENPWNDPNIKPHSYADYEDDFREPMIEAGLPVEKES, from the coding sequence ATGAACGCTTTGTACTCACTCGTTTTAGTTTTTGCCCTGGTGCTTATCGCTCTCTTCGGAGTTGGATCTGCACACATGGCAGGACTGTTCGGCACGATGCTACCGTATGTAGCAGTTGCCGTATTTCTGGCAGGCTTTGCCAGCCGGATTATTGGCTGGGCCAAAAGCCCGGTTCCATTTAGTATCCCGACCACGGGCGGACAGCAGAAGTCTCTGGACTTCATCAAGCATGACCGCTTTGACAACCCCGTGACTCCGGGCCAAACTTTTATCCGTATGATTCTTGAAGTCTGCTGTTTCCGTACCCTTTTCAGGAATACATCAGTAGAACTCAAGGACGGAAGAGTTAGTTACGCCTCATCCAAATGGCTGTGGCTCTTTTCTCTGCTCTTCCACTACTCATTCCTGCTCATCGTGATCAGGCATATGAGACTTTTCTTCGAACCCGTTCCTGCTTGTATCGGTTTCGTAGAATTTCTTGACGGCATCATGCAGATCGGTGTTCCCAGACTTTACATGTCTGATCTCCTGATTCTCACCGGCCTCGGATTTCTCCTCGGCCGCAGACTCAAAGATCCGAAAGTAAGATACATTTCTCTGGTAACCGATTACTTTCCGCTGCTTCTCATCATCGGCATCGCCCTTTCCGGCATCTACATGCGCTACTTCGCACATGTGGACATCATCGCCATCAAGAAGCTGACCATGGGTCTTGTAACCTTCAGCCCCGTCATTCCCGCAGGAATCAGTGTGGTGTTCTACATCCACCTTTTCCTCGTATGCGTGCTGCTGGTTTACTTCCCCTTCAGCAAACTGATGCACGCGGGCGGCGTATTCCTGTCTCCGACAAGAAACATGCCTAACGATACCCGTATCAAGCATCATGAGAACCCCTGGAACGATCCTAACATCAAGCCTCACAGCTATGCGGATTACGAAGACGATTTCAGGGAACCAATGATTGAAGCGGGTCTCCCGGTGGAAAAAGAATCATAG